A window from Drosophila nasuta strain 15112-1781.00 chromosome 3, ASM2355853v1, whole genome shotgun sequence encodes these proteins:
- the LOC132789147 gene encoding sterol regulatory element-binding protein cleavage-activating protein, with translation MAAATDGSAKTAAAAAASTTTTLPLMANGSSAVTNNKSPKIKANSPQSVGTATSASSSSSSSSGLPASVAHFYYKHGLFLSSYPTCASSIALMAILLSCYPLMNIPLPGTIPTKIVLPYEGRYTPLFGEASPPTFASGFNQSGSSASAAGQPPPPSSPSGSSSSASTSTSSPLVNGSSSDRGNLPWAQSNPALYVQQIALRVSVLPWTDEMQLMDAFRAPLYEVFKLLEIVRNHQSSENQRTLEQNCLHVENVKRGVQGQLDQIFPEYGCLLLSPANLWAQNTQNFTRDTNILNTIFQYHNLQKSKVSIAEMLFGLPMQDTGFKRYPLRARSRIIQYAMTLILKQNDAEYLETLKEKLLRYYPPLTTGPTGGDVEEPSTITYIFYPGEYKIWEFLPLSVAFILVFVYVYFSVRKIDVFRSRMLLALCSVVTTLGSLAMSLGLCFFFGLTISLQSKDIFPYLVILVGLENSLVITRSVVSMNETFDVKIRVAQALSKEGWHISKTLLTEITILTIGLATFVPVIQEFCIFAIVGLLSDFMLQMLLFSTILAMNIKRAEYTTEAKHLPKMMLSCTMGNGQHGAGSLSRQDFRFFGAAPPTLPPFVPGTFQRSQSHPKLCFADGVVADRSSLVNGHSGHGSGQEPRIPKRIKIVNFWARTRFFQRAFMIWMSVWICSIVYNSGCLEQLFSMQTNGTMSTTYELQRHLQATRGAVSSFLQGFKQTSERLGTPNYVTPATDREQSPSEVNETAAELLRLRYPNFELNYFLSNFHWSTIMKQYNVSLSGQYVTLLPTIRLTHAISPELATLLRNPQEQLQQNFQWKALAAALDPLDFNDDDVRRESPMVMPGGMPLVPKSPMEIFFAILLCCISIFVLCYTMVVFYRCICTRNYAEWRSSWHESEAPHTQTEHILEGVPTQIAGHKHRIECLVSDGNYIISCCLKGQIRVWDGRSGEQLTSIGRNDMQIAQPRPDGHTLLRKLPSSPIWCIDYFDNLIAVGCANGRVELWEAPAGVLKCAYQEDAKRNQGITHIHLNGDRVIVARLNGRLDFYRLETYYKGKQIDWGFTSAYRRTHVRTGSTGSLGIMMQQQQQKQQEVPQKTTKEEMKITLEGVRLAHQQPITCMQVVNDMVFTGSQDHTLKVYCLNKSDVEYTLHGHCGPITCLFVDRWQPGTGGSGSQDGLLCVWDLFTGACMYNIQAHDGAVSCLACAPSYVISLGTDERICVWERFQGNLLTTINISNAYSSLLMLTPSLLVTSKMGSLIVWDVRTGQPAREVKLDFANLQLCPKIMMLACDSVVCDYGNEIRVVRFPIVADKCH, from the exons atGGCTGCCGCAACAGATGGCTCtgccaaaacagcagcagccgctgccgcgtccacaacaacaacgctgcCATTGATGGCAAACGGCAGCAGCGCTGTCACCAATAACAAATCGCCAAAAATCAAAGCTAACTCGCCACAATCGGTAGGCACAGCGACATCggcgtcgtcatcatcatcatcgtcatccgGACTGCCAGCCTCTGTGGCGCATTTCTACTACAAGCATGGACTTTTTCTGTCTAGCTATCCAACATGCGCCTCCAGCATTGCCCTCATGGCGATTTTGCTTTCGTG ctATCCACTGATGAACATACCGTTACCTGGCACAATCCCCACAAAAATCGTATTGCCCTATGAGGGACGCTACACTCCGCTCTTTGGCGAGGCATCGCCGCCAACATTTGCCTCTGGCTTCAATCAAAGTGGAAGCAGTGCATCAGCTGCTGGGCAGCCTCCGCCTCCATCGTCACCATCAGGGTCATCATCATCGgcgtcgacgtcaacgtcgtCGCCGCTGGTCAATGGAAGCAGCAGCGATCGAGGAAATTTGCCTTGGGCGCAGAGCAATCCGGCGCTGTACGTGCAACAGATTGCGTTGCGGGTTAGCGTGTTGCCATGGACAGATGAAATGCAGCTAATGGATGCGTTTCGAGCGCCGCTTTATGAAGTTTTTAAATTGCTCGAAATTGTGCGCAATCATCAGAGCAGCGAGAA TCAGCGCACACTGGAGCAAAACTGTCTGCACGTGGAGAATGTTAAACGAGGCGTCCAGGGTCAGCTCGATCAGATCTTTCCGGAATACGGCTGTCTCCTGCTATCACCGGCGAATCTATGGGCGCAGAATACCCAAAACTTTACACGAGACACAAATATATTGAACACCATTTTTCAGTATCAT AATCTACAAAAATCGAAAGTGTCAATTGCGGAAATGCTCTTTGGACTTCCCATGCAGGATACGGGATTCAAACGCTATCCGCTTCGTGCACGCTCTCGCATAATCCAGTACGCCATGACGCTGATCCTAAAGCAAAACGATGCCGAGTACCTGGAGACGCTGAAGGAGAAATTGTTGCGATACTATCCACCATTGACAACGGGTCCAACTGGAGGAGACGTCGAGGAGCCCTCAACTATCACATATATCTTTTATCCTGGCGAGTACAAGATCTGGGAATTCCTGCCGTTATCCGTGGCCTTTATCCTGGTGTTTGTCTACGTTTATTTCTCCGTACGGAAGATAGATGTTTTCCGTTCCCGAATGCTGCTGGCACTCTGCAGTGTAGTGACAACATTGGGCAGCCTGGCGATGTCGTTGGGACTGTGCTTCTTCTTCGGCTTGACTATATCCCTGCAGTCAAAGGATATATTTCCGTACCTGGTCATATTGGTGGGACTAGAAAATAGTCTGGTGATAACCAGAAGCGTTGTCTCGATGAACGAGACCTTTGATGTGAAGATCCGAGTGGCACAGGCTCTGAGCAAGGAGGGTTGGCACATCTCCAAGACGCTGCTCACTGAGATCACGATCTTGACTATTGGATTGGCCACTTTTGTGCCCGTCATTCAGGAGTTTTGCATCTTCGCCATTGTCGGCCTGCTCTCGGACTTTATGCTTCAAATGCTGCTCTTCTCCACAATACTGGCCATGAATATCAAACGTGCTGAGTACACCACGGAGGCCAAGCATCTGCCGAAGATGATGCTAAGTTGTACAATGGGCAATGGACAGCATGGAGCGGGCTCGTTGAGCCGCCAGGACTTTCGATTCTTCGGAGCAGCGCCACCAACGCTTCCGCCATTTGTGCCCGGGACTTTTCAACGTTCTCAATCGCATCCAAAGTTGTGCTTTGCCGATGGCGTGGTCGCGGATCGCAGCAGCTTGGTGAAtggacatagcggacatggtTCAGGCCAGGAGCCGCGTATTCCCAAACGCATTAAAATTGTGAACTTCTGGGCACGTACGCGTTTCTTTCAGCGCGCCTTCATGATCTGGATGAGCGTGTGGATCTGCTCGATTGTCTACAACTCGGGCTGCCTCGAACAGCTCTTCAGCATGCAAACAAACGGCACCATGAGCACCACCTACGAACTGCAGCGTCATCTACAAGCAACTCGCGGCGCTGTCAGCAGCTTTCTGCAGGGATTCAAACAGACGAGCGAGCGGCTTGGCACGCCTAACTATGTGACACCAGCAACGGATCGAGAGCAGTCGCCGTCGGAGGTGAACGAGACGGCGGCCGAGTTGCTACGCTTGAGGTATCCCAACTTTGAACTGAACTATTTTCTATCGAATTTCCACTGGTCCACCATCATGAAGCAGTATAATGTGTCGCTAAGTGGGCAATATGTGACTCTGTTACCCACCATTCGATTGACCCACGCCATCTCGCCCGAACTGGCGACGTTGCTGCGCAATCCGcaggagcaactgcagcagaaCTTCCAGTGGAAAGCTCTGGCTGCGGCGCTGGATCCCTTGGATttcaatgatgatgatgtgcgACGCGAGTCGCCAATGGTAATGCCAGGAGGCATGCCCCTGGTGCCCAAGAGTCCCATGGAGAtcttttttgccattttgctgTGCTGCATTAGCATCTTTGTGCTTTGCTACACCATGGTGGTCTTTTATCGCTGCATCTGCACGCGCAACTATGCCGAATGGCGTTCCAGTTGGCATGAATCGGaggcgccacacacacaaaccgAGCACATACTCGAGGGTGTGCCCACACAGATTGCCGGCCATAAGCATCGCATTGAATGCCTCGTCTCCGACGGCAACTACATCATCAGCTGTTGCCTGAAGGGGCAGATCCGTGTCTGGGATGGTCGCAGTGGCGAGCAGTTAACCAGCATTGGACGCAACGATATGCAGATAGCCCAGCCACGCCCGGATGGACACACGCTCCTGCGTAAGCTGCCCAGTTCGCCAATTTGGTGCATCGACTACTTTGATAATCTGATTGCCGTCGGCTGTGCCAATGGACGAGTCGAGCTATGGGAAGCGCCAGCCGGTGTGCTCAAGTGTGCCTACCAGGAGGATGCTAAACGAAATCAGGGCATCACGCACATTCATTTGAATGGGGATCGGGTGATTGTGGCGCGCCTGAATGGTCGACTCGATTTCTATCGTCTGGAGACCTATTACAAGGGCAAGCAGATCGATTGGGGCTTCACCTCCGCCTACAGACGCA CTCATGTGCGAACTGGCTCAACGGGCAGTCTAGGAATAatgatgcagcagcagcagcagaaacaacagGAAGTCCCGCAAAAGACAACAAAGGAGGAGATGAAGATAACACTGGAGGGTGTGAGATTGGCACATCAGCAACCAATTACCTGCATGCAAGTGGTCAATGACATGGTCTTCACCGGCAGCCAGGATCACACACTCAAA GTGTATTGCCTCAACAAATCGGATGTGGAGTACACGCTGCACGGACACTGCGGCCCCATCACATGTCTCTTTGTGGATCGCTGGCAGCCAGGCACTGGTGGCTCTGGCTCCCAGGACGGGCTGCTGTGTGTCTGGGATCTATTCACAGGCGCGTGCATGTACAACATTCAGGCGCATGACGGTGCCGTCAGCTGTTTGGCCTGTGCGCCCAGTTACGTCATCTCGCTGGGCACGGATGAGCGTATTTGTGTGTGGGAACGCTTTCAGGGCAATCTGCTGACCACCATCAACATCTCAAATGCCTATTCCAGCTTGTTAATGCTAACACCATCCTTGTTGGTAACAAGCAAAATGG GTTCCCTAATTGTGTGGGATGTGCGAACGGGGCAACCTGCGCGAGAAGTCAAATTGGACTTTGCCAACCTGCAGCTGTGCCCCAAAATCATGATGctcgcctgcgattcggttgtTTGTGACTACGGCAATGAGATTCGCGTTGTACGGTTTCCCATTGTGGCCGATAAGTGCCACTAA
- the LOC132789149 gene encoding zinc finger HIT domain-containing protein 3, whose product MECVSCPNLTNKYKCSKCIAPYCSVNCYKKHKESTQCEELAAAQREKGSRKADNSQSSVEQEPTLYAPFSTEDTIPLALLQKLNNCEPLRQLLLNPHLRALLQQIDVAHNANLTMTAAMQEPLFIEFANACLQVVEPLSDAERAELQLSS is encoded by the exons ATGGAGTGTGTGAGTTGCCcaaatttaacaaacaaatacaaatgcagcAAATGCATAGCTCCCTA TTGCTCTGTAAATTGCTATAAGAAACACAAGGAATCAACGCAATGCGAGGAACTCGCAGCTGCACAACGAGAAAAGGGTAGCCGCAAAGCAGATAATAGTCAATCATCAGTAGAGCAGGAGCCAACATTGTATGCTCCATTCAGCACGGAAGATACCATTCCCCTTGCATTGCTACAGAAATTAA ACAATTGCGAGCCATTGCGCCAACTGCTCTTGAATCCCCATTTGCGTGCACTGTTGCAGCAGATTGATGTGGCACACAATGCCAACCTAACCATGACAGCCGCCATGCAGGAGCCCCTATTTATCGAATTTGCCAATGCATGTCTGCAAGTTGTTGAGCCCTTAAGTGATGCAGAACGCGCTGAATTGCAATTGTCCAGTTGA
- the LOC132789148 gene encoding UPF0587 protein GA18326, translating into MVRVGLQISATLENIDKVEIDADYSFFFKLTCSNCGETSDKWHDVTESERVQQDSRNPDGFNFYMKCKMCGRENSIDVVEKSSVPYTGDDAGKFKTIVVFDCRGVEPVEFSPRSGWKVHSAENGQVFEDVDFSDDDWVEYDQKNKESIGVYEFNSKFIKLKK; encoded by the exons ATGGTGCGAGTGGGACTGCAGATCTCAGCAACGCTTGAGAATATTGATAAGGTGGAGATAGATGCCGACTATTCCTTCTTCTTTAAGTTAACCTGCAGCAACTGCGGCGAAACTTCCGACAAATGGCATGATGTTACTGAATCGGAACGCGTGCAGCAAGATTCCCGCAATCCCGATGGCTTCAACTTTTATATGAAGTGCAAGATGTGCGGTCGTGAGAACAGCATTGATGTAGTCGAGAAGTCTAGTG taccCTACACAGGGGACGATGCCGGCAAGTTTAAGACCATCGTTGTCTTCGATTGCCGCGGCGTGGAACCTGTGGAGTTCTCACCACGCTCGGGCTGGAAAGTACACTCTGCTGAGAATGGTCAGGTCTTTGAGGATGTCGATTTTTCGGATGACGATTGGGTGGAATACGATCAGAAGAACAAAGAGTCCATCGGTGTTTATGAATTCAATTCCAAGTTTATCAAACTAAAAAAGTAA
- the LOC132789150 gene encoding COP9 signalosome complex subunit 9 homolog, which translates to MDLNMKPSLAVDEMFSEVAGYMDMEESGSATGMMMDHMPTPTNDKHVHADFYNDFDDLFDDDDNWAKARAANNK; encoded by the exons ATGGATTTAAACATGAAACCCTCGTTAGCTGTCGATGAAATGTTTTCTGAGGTCGCCGGTTACATGGACATGGAGGAG TCGGGCAGTGCAACTGGGATGATGATGGACCATATGCCTACGCCCACTAACGATAAACACGTGCATGCCGATTTCTATAATGATTTTGATGATCtctttgatgatgatgataactGGGCCAAAGCCAGagctgccaacaacaagtaa